A genome region from Rhodopseudomonas boonkerdii includes the following:
- a CDS encoding ABC transporter substrate-binding protein, giving the protein MTFLKHAFYLSAALMLSAHAASANETIKIGVLNDQSGVFADNGGTGSVAAAKLAAEEFGGEINGQKIEIITADHQNKPDVAAATARRWFDNEKVDMIADGAASSAGFAILEVAKQKNRIFVVSGPGSSDFTGKACSPISFHFNYDTYALSKLTSEAITKAGGNTWYFISADYAFGHALQRDATKFIEGAGGKVIGSSAHPLGTADMASFLLQAQGSKAKVVGLATSGADVQTAIKQAGEFGIVESGQQLAGLLVFITDVNALGLKATQGLQVTTSFYWDLNEQTRAWAKRYFALTNNKVPSMVQAGVYSGVHHYLAAVKAAGTKDPETVAKKMHELKVNDAYNKDVTVRPDGRVLHTMYLVQVKKPEESKYKYDYYKVITTSPGEQAFRPMSEGGCPLVKG; this is encoded by the coding sequence ATGACATTCTTGAAACACGCATTTTATCTATCCGCGGCGCTCATGCTCTCGGCCCATGCCGCGAGTGCCAACGAAACGATCAAGATTGGTGTGCTGAACGACCAGTCCGGCGTGTTCGCCGACAATGGCGGCACCGGCTCCGTCGCTGCGGCCAAGCTCGCGGCTGAAGAGTTCGGCGGCGAGATCAACGGCCAGAAGATCGAGATCATCACCGCCGATCACCAGAACAAACCGGACGTCGCGGCAGCTACCGCGCGCCGCTGGTTCGACAATGAGAAGGTCGACATGATCGCCGACGGCGCGGCCTCGTCGGCCGGCTTCGCGATCCTCGAAGTCGCGAAGCAGAAGAACAGGATTTTCGTCGTCAGCGGCCCCGGCTCGTCGGATTTCACCGGCAAGGCCTGCTCGCCGATCTCGTTCCACTTCAACTACGACACCTATGCGCTGTCGAAGCTGACCTCCGAAGCCATCACCAAGGCCGGCGGCAATACCTGGTATTTCATCTCGGCCGACTATGCCTTCGGCCATGCGCTGCAGCGTGACGCCACCAAATTCATCGAAGGCGCCGGCGGCAAGGTGATCGGCTCGTCCGCGCATCCGCTGGGGACCGCCGACATGGCGTCGTTCCTGCTGCAGGCGCAGGGCTCCAAGGCGAAGGTCGTCGGTCTCGCCACCTCGGGCGCCGACGTGCAGACCGCCATCAAGCAGGCCGGCGAATTCGGCATTGTCGAGAGCGGCCAGCAGCTCGCCGGTCTTCTCGTCTTCATCACCGACGTCAATGCGCTCGGCCTCAAGGCCACGCAGGGACTGCAGGTGACGACGTCTTTCTACTGGGATCTCAACGAGCAGACCCGCGCCTGGGCCAAGCGCTATTTCGCGCTGACCAATAACAAGGTCCCAAGCATGGTGCAGGCCGGCGTCTATAGCGGCGTGCATCATTATCTTGCCGCGGTGAAGGCCGCCGGCACCAAGGACCCGGAGACCGTCGCCAAGAAGATGCACGAGCTCAAGGTCAACGACGCCTATAACAAGGATGTCACCGTGCGTCCGGACGGCCGCGTGCTGCACACCATGTATCTGGTGCAGGTGAAGAAGCCGGAAGAATCGAAGTACAAGTATGACTATTACAAGGTCATCACCACCTCGCCCGGCGAACAGGCCTTCCGTCCGATGAGCGAAGGCGGCTGCCCGCTGGTCAAGGGCTAG
- a CDS encoding Bug family tripartite tricarboxylate transporter substrate binding protein — MRGHKAAWSFTRRAAIAGAFAVGVLMLMPAQAQDAYPSKMIRLLVPFPAGSATDVEARFLAEKVGAVLGQKILVDNKPGANANIGAAEVARSAGDGYTLYLATNSTHSANVHLYNKMPFDPVADFTPIARLTRNPLVMVVNKDFPAKNLKEFIAYGKANPGKLSYGSGNTGSMAAAQLVRSLASIDAVRISYPGTPQAITDLLGGRIEFVITDVAVTREFINNGSLHALGVTTAQRVSSLPDVPPMAEVGLPGYDFAAWSGLFGPKNVPADVVEKLNKAFLQVMATDEAKKFFADIGLEPDVSSPAGLAEHVARQTELWGKIIKESGLEKI; from the coding sequence ATGAGAGGGCACAAGGCCGCGTGGTCGTTCACACGCCGGGCAGCGATCGCAGGTGCATTTGCGGTTGGCGTACTGATGCTGATGCCGGCGCAGGCGCAGGACGCCTATCCGAGCAAGATGATCCGCTTGCTGGTGCCGTTCCCCGCCGGCAGCGCCACCGATGTGGAAGCGCGCTTCCTCGCTGAGAAGGTCGGCGCCGTGCTCGGTCAGAAGATCCTTGTCGACAACAAGCCGGGCGCCAATGCCAATATCGGCGCCGCCGAAGTCGCGCGCAGCGCGGGCGATGGCTATACGCTCTATCTCGCCACCAACTCCACCCATTCGGCCAATGTGCATCTCTACAACAAGATGCCGTTCGATCCCGTCGCCGACTTCACGCCGATCGCCCGCCTCACGCGCAATCCGCTTGTCATGGTGGTCAACAAGGATTTTCCGGCGAAGAACCTGAAAGAGTTCATCGCTTACGGCAAGGCTAATCCCGGCAAGCTCAGCTACGGCTCGGGCAACACCGGCAGCATGGCCGCCGCGCAGCTGGTGCGCTCGCTCGCCAGCATCGATGCCGTGCGCATCTCCTATCCCGGCACGCCGCAGGCCATCACCGATCTGCTCGGCGGCCGCATCGAATTCGTCATCACCGACGTCGCGGTGACACGCGAATTCATCAACAATGGCAGCCTGCACGCCCTCGGCGTCACCACGGCGCAGCGGGTGTCGTCGCTGCCTGATGTGCCGCCGATGGCCGAGGTCGGTCTGCCCGGCTACGACTTCGCCGCCTGGAGCGGTCTGTTCGGTCCCAAGAATGTGCCGGCCGATGTGGTGGAGAAGCTCAACAAGGCGTTCCTGCAGGTGATGGCGACGGACGAGGCGAAAAAGTTCTTCGCCGATATCGGCCTCGAGCCGGATGTCTCGTCGCCGGCCGGCCTCGCCGAGCACGTCGCCAGGCAGACGGAGCTGTGGGGCAAGATCATCAAGGAGTCGGGCCTTGAAAAAATCTGA
- a CDS encoding alpha/beta fold hydrolase, protein MTAYIEPMIGRYAHVDIDGTTHRIYFEEAGQGIPLVCLHTAGSDNRQWRYLLADEEFTRHYRIIAFDLPWHGKSNPPANWDGSEYQLTTKRYTQTIRAFCAALDLDKPVVMGCSIGGRIVLNLAIDHASEFRALIGLEAADFQAPWYDTAWLNRPDVHGGEVCAALVSGLVAPQSPPEARMETLWAYKQGGPGVFKGDLYFYRVDGDLRGRTAAIDTTTCPLYLLTGEYDFSCSPEDTVRTASGITGAEVTVMEALGHFPMSENPAQFRRYIAPVLETIKQKHSS, encoded by the coding sequence ATGACCGCTTACATCGAGCCGATGATCGGCCGCTACGCGCATGTCGATATCGACGGCACCACCCACCGGATCTATTTCGAGGAAGCGGGGCAGGGCATTCCGCTGGTCTGCCTGCACACCGCCGGCTCCGACAATCGCCAGTGGCGCTATCTGCTGGCGGACGAAGAGTTCACCAGGCACTACCGCATCATCGCTTTCGATCTGCCCTGGCACGGCAAGTCGAATCCACCTGCCAACTGGGACGGGTCGGAATATCAGCTCACCACCAAGCGCTATACGCAGACGATCCGCGCCTTTTGTGCGGCGCTCGATCTCGACAAGCCGGTGGTGATGGGCTGTTCCATCGGCGGTCGCATCGTGCTCAATCTCGCCATCGATCACGCCAGCGAATTCCGCGCGCTGATCGGCCTCGAGGCCGCCGACTTCCAGGCGCCGTGGTACGACACCGCCTGGCTCAATCGCCCCGACGTGCATGGCGGCGAAGTCTGCGCCGCGCTGGTCTCCGGCCTCGTGGCGCCGCAGTCACCGCCGGAAGCGCGGATGGAAACGCTATGGGCCTACAAGCAGGGCGGCCCCGGCGTGTTCAAGGGCGATCTCTATTTCTATCGCGTCGATGGTGACCTGCGTGGTCGCACAGCTGCGATCGATACCACGACCTGTCCGCTCTATCTGCTCACCGGCGAATACGATTTCTCGTGCTCGCCCGAGGACACCGTGCGCACGGCGTCTGGCATCACAGGAGCAGAAGTCACGGTCATGGAAGCGCTCGGTCATTTTCCGATGAGCGAGAATCCTGCGCAGTTCCGGCGTTACATCGCGCCGGTGCTTGAGACGATCAAACAAAAACACAGTTCCTGA
- a CDS encoding xanthine dehydrogenase family protein molybdopterin-binding subunit, whose amino-acid sequence MTTSRREFMKWVSAGGITLSLSRLAAAEQMAFPARETLPGRGKPNPAIGGAGRVDGIAKVTGSKLYASDFRANDLPGWPSKTSHAILVRAPDATHVYLGMDLARLGGALKPTVVVTAEDLVAINTRVPAFYEGDLFCPVGKTPLYLGQPVALLIFEQFDAYDRARMALRDGSFVRFGEETGPIEMPNYAAYRFTRVAGATPDAPDVYSPVLAGWVSPGRVQSSSLPVWSSLAHKNEAVYEKAAIHGDQIRAEIAASETSALVLDRTFDTQSVDPMFLEPECGLGWFSARDKTLELVLGVQSPYEAADSIAFLLGEAKAPFKPGKINAQFAYVGGGFGGRDHTPFVLYVALAAMFFPDRPVRLAHDRYQQFQGGIKRHAIKMRSRMSVDRASGKITAFAADHILDGGGLVNFSPNVATCAATAAIGIYDVPKVDVTTVAQHTRGVTAGSMRGYGSLQTMTALEVLIDEAAAALPLDPIDFRRRNALKPDGRTMTGNPYIVSVRTTEVLDKLEQHPIWQQRNAEKARAANGVLVGTGVACVTKDYGTGGDCSNGRVELSPDGRIAIYCDHVEMGNGIGTALANRVARHLGGMADEVAVSQVGVFDALDLVTSGDSYTMDQKTQDKAEKDPRWVPAISSATSASIGAHVGTHASAEAARVIFRFGLWPAALALWKIDRRDPRAKDWNKAVWKDGLLTLAGQPSLPLAILAATAHARNLVTGAVAHGFSRWAWSRARFPIDGEQYRAEIDALAIRRGAGKFTRIARSSVLFPPTNNNRMGTAYTSMCGTAVRVEIEKASGALRIAKAYSVFECGEALVPEVVLGQAQGGFAMGVGYALLETLPPFEGGPGNGQWNLGDYLVARGSDLPLRDMEIEMLPPLTPDEPPKGMAEVVMIPIVPALLNAIHDATGKRFDALPVTQAMLKGALA is encoded by the coding sequence ATGACGACCTCACGGCGCGAATTCATGAAGTGGGTGTCGGCGGGCGGCATCACGCTCAGCCTGTCGCGCCTTGCGGCGGCGGAGCAGATGGCGTTTCCGGCGAGGGAGACATTGCCGGGGCGGGGCAAGCCCAATCCCGCCATTGGCGGTGCCGGCCGTGTCGATGGCATCGCCAAAGTCACCGGTTCGAAACTCTATGCGTCGGATTTTCGCGCCAACGATCTACCGGGCTGGCCGTCGAAGACGTCGCATGCCATTCTCGTGCGCGCCCCCGATGCGACCCACGTCTATCTCGGGATGGATCTCGCGCGGCTCGGCGGCGCGCTGAAGCCCACGGTGGTCGTCACCGCGGAGGATCTCGTCGCGATCAATACCCGCGTCCCGGCTTTCTATGAGGGCGATCTGTTCTGCCCCGTTGGCAAGACGCCGCTTTATCTCGGCCAGCCCGTCGCGCTGCTGATCTTCGAGCAGTTCGACGCCTATGATCGCGCGCGGATGGCGCTGCGCGACGGCAGCTTCGTCCGGTTCGGCGAGGAGACCGGTCCGATCGAGATGCCGAACTACGCGGCCTATCGCTTCACGCGCGTCGCCGGCGCCACGCCCGATGCGCCGGATGTGTATTCGCCGGTGCTCGCCGGCTGGGTCAGTCCCGGCCGCGTGCAGTCATCCAGCCTGCCGGTGTGGTCGTCGCTCGCGCACAAGAACGAGGCGGTTTACGAGAAGGCGGCCATCCACGGCGATCAGATCCGCGCCGAGATCGCGGCGAGCGAAACATCGGCACTGGTGCTGGACCGCACCTTCGATACGCAGTCCGTCGATCCGATGTTTCTGGAGCCGGAATGCGGCCTCGGCTGGTTCAGTGCCAGGGACAAGACGCTCGAACTGGTTCTCGGGGTGCAATCGCCCTATGAGGCTGCGGATTCGATCGCATTTCTGCTCGGCGAAGCAAAGGCGCCGTTCAAGCCCGGCAAGATCAATGCGCAATTCGCCTATGTCGGCGGTGGCTTCGGTGGCCGCGACCATACGCCCTTCGTGCTGTATGTGGCGCTGGCGGCGATGTTCTTCCCGGATCGCCCGGTGCGGCTGGCGCATGATCGCTATCAGCAGTTTCAGGGCGGCATCAAGCGCCACGCTATCAAGATGCGCTCGCGCATGTCGGTGGATCGCGCCAGCGGCAAGATCACGGCGTTCGCCGCCGATCATATCCTCGATGGCGGCGGTCTCGTGAACTTCTCGCCGAACGTTGCGACCTGCGCGGCGACCGCGGCGATCGGAATCTACGACGTGCCGAAAGTGGACGTCACCACGGTGGCGCAGCATACCCGCGGCGTCACCGCAGGCTCGATGCGCGGTTATGGATCGCTGCAGACCATGACCGCATTGGAAGTGCTGATCGACGAGGCCGCTGCGGCGCTGCCGCTCGATCCCATCGATTTCCGGCGCCGCAATGCGCTGAAGCCCGACGGCCGCACGATGACGGGCAATCCCTATATCGTTTCGGTGCGCACCACGGAGGTGCTGGACAAGCTCGAGCAGCATCCGATCTGGCAGCAGCGCAATGCCGAGAAGGCGCGCGCGGCGAACGGCGTGCTGGTCGGCACTGGCGTCGCCTGCGTAACCAAGGATTACGGCACCGGCGGCGACTGTTCGAACGGCCGCGTCGAGCTGAGCCCTGACGGCCGGATTGCGATCTATTGCGATCACGTCGAGATGGGCAACGGCATCGGCACCGCACTCGCCAATCGCGTTGCGCGCCATCTCGGCGGCATGGCCGATGAAGTAGCGGTGTCGCAGGTCGGTGTGTTCGATGCGCTGGATCTGGTGACTTCCGGCGACTCCTACACGATGGATCAGAAGACCCAGGACAAGGCCGAGAAGGATCCGCGCTGGGTGCCGGCGATCAGCTCGGCCACCTCGGCATCGATCGGCGCGCATGTCGGCACCCATGCGTCAGCGGAAGCGGCGCGCGTGATCTTTCGCTTTGGTCTCTGGCCGGCGGCGCTGGCGCTGTGGAAGATCGATCGCCGCGATCCGCGCGCGAAGGATTGGAACAAGGCGGTGTGGAAGGATGGCCTGCTGACATTGGCCGGCCAACCGTCGCTGCCGCTGGCGATCCTCGCGGCGACGGCGCATGCACGCAATCTCGTGACCGGCGCCGTTGCGCACGGCTTCTCGCGCTGGGCATGGTCACGTGCGCGCTTCCCGATCGATGGCGAACAATATCGTGCCGAGATCGATGCGCTCGCGATTCGGCGCGGCGCCGGCAAGTTCACGCGCATCGCCCGGTCAAGCGTGCTGTTTCCGCCGACCAACAACAACCGTATGGGCACGGCCTACACATCGATGTGCGGCACGGCCGTGCGCGTCGAGATCGAGAAGGCGAGCGGCGCGCTGCGTATCGCGAAGGCCTATAGCGTGTTCGAATGCGGGGAGGCGCTGGTCCCGGAGGTCGTGCTCGGTCAGGCGCAGGGTGGCTTCGCCATGGGAGTCGGTTACGCACTGCTGGAGACGCTGCCGCCATTCGAAGGCGGTCCCGGCAACGGCCAGTGGAATCTCGGCGACTATCTGGTGGCACGCGGATCGGATCT
- the tcuB gene encoding tricarballylate utilization 4Fe-4S protein TcuB yields the protein MQPVADLAPPQDGACKGGVSLAAAMTAGEAEIARVMQICNACRYCEGFCAVFPAMTRRLEFNAADTHYLANLCHNCGSCLYACQYAPPHEFAVNIPQAMAKVRVRTYQDYAWPRAFGKLYEKAGLTVAFALSGGLALFMILAIAMNGRLIHEPLAGNFYAIFPHNFLALLFGSVFGFAMLALAIGVVKFWREVSPTKDGNPADIKAVAQARMPAVAEAVHDVARLKYLGGGHGDGCNEGDDAFTLWRRRFHQFTLYGFLLCFASTCVATLYHYLWNLHAPYALTSAPVILGTLGGIGLIVGPVGLLWLNFKRDALRADVKQNAMDRGFIMLLLLVSVTGLLLLVLRDTRFMALWLAIHLGTVMALFVTLPYGKFAHGIFRSAALVKFNIEKRMPNRLGLGGE from the coding sequence ATGCAGCCGGTCGCTGACTTGGCCCCGCCGCAAGACGGCGCCTGCAAGGGCGGCGTCAGTCTCGCCGCGGCGATGACCGCGGGCGAGGCCGAGATCGCCCGCGTGATGCAGATCTGCAACGCCTGCCGGTATTGCGAAGGTTTTTGCGCCGTGTTCCCGGCGATGACGCGCCGGCTCGAATTCAACGCCGCCGATACGCATTACCTCGCCAACCTGTGCCACAATTGCGGTTCGTGCCTCTACGCCTGCCAATACGCGCCGCCGCATGAATTCGCGGTCAATATTCCGCAGGCCATGGCCAAAGTGCGCGTGCGCACCTATCAGGACTATGCGTGGCCGCGTGCCTTCGGCAAGCTCTATGAGAAGGCCGGGCTCACCGTGGCCTTCGCGCTGTCCGGCGGTCTTGCGCTGTTCATGATCCTCGCTATTGCCATGAACGGCCGGCTGATCCACGAGCCGCTGGCGGGGAATTTCTACGCGATCTTCCCGCATAATTTTTTGGCGCTGCTGTTCGGCTCGGTCTTCGGCTTCGCGATGCTGGCGCTCGCCATCGGCGTCGTGAAATTCTGGCGCGAGGTGTCACCCACGAAGGATGGCAATCCCGCTGACATCAAGGCCGTCGCGCAGGCGCGCATGCCCGCTGTCGCCGAAGCCGTCCACGATGTCGCGCGTCTCAAGTATCTCGGCGGCGGGCATGGCGACGGCTGCAACGAGGGCGACGACGCCTTCACGCTGTGGCGCCGGCGCTTCCACCAGTTCACGCTCTACGGCTTCCTGCTGTGCTTCGCCTCGACCTGCGTGGCGACGCTGTATCACTATCTGTGGAACCTGCACGCGCCCTATGCGCTCACCAGCGCGCCGGTGATTCTCGGCACGCTCGGGGGCATCGGCCTGATCGTCGGGCCCGTCGGCCTGCTCTGGCTCAACTTCAAGCGCGACGCGTTGCGTGCTGACGTAAAACAGAATGCCATGGATCGCGGCTTCATCATGCTGCTGCTCTTGGTGTCCGTCACCGGCCTGCTGCTGCTGGTGCTGCGCGACACCCGCTTCATGGCGCTGTGGCTCGCGATCCATCTCGGCACCGTGATGGCGCTGTTCGTCACGCTGCCCTATGGCAAATTCGCTCACGGCATCTTCCGCTCCGCCGCGCTGGTCAAGTTCAATATCGAGAAGCGGATGCCGAACAGGCTCGGATTGGGTGGGGAGTAA
- a CDS encoding IclR family transcriptional regulator has translation MNKPATKAKTDAPVREAGEGVAAVERALSIVSALEHADKPMTLAEIAVRTGFYKSTILRLLSSLIPTGYVTRLPDGTYDLGPTAFRLGVAFTRKNALGHHVLPALQELVDRGTESASFHVRQDNDNRVCLYRVNSRHATLDRVEAGHSYALLRGAAGHIILAYDGAKGERYDAIRAYGNDVSLGERDPSCAAVAAPVFGPRGMLVGVISLSGPRERFGAAEIAQMKSTLGPIAEKLTINLGGEWPAFQS, from the coding sequence ATGAACAAGCCCGCCACCAAAGCCAAGACCGATGCGCCGGTGCGTGAAGCCGGCGAGGGCGTTGCCGCCGTCGAGCGGGCATTGTCCATTGTGTCAGCGCTGGAACATGCCGACAAGCCGATGACGCTGGCCGAAATCGCCGTGCGCACCGGCTTCTATAAGAGCACGATCCTGCGTCTGCTCTCGTCGCTGATCCCGACCGGTTATGTCACCCGCCTGCCGGACGGGACCTATGATCTCGGTCCCACCGCCTTCCGTCTCGGCGTCGCCTTCACCCGCAAGAATGCGCTCGGCCATCACGTGCTGCCGGCGTTGCAGGAGCTGGTGGATCGCGGCACCGAAAGCGCGTCCTTCCACGTGCGGCAGGACAATGACAACCGCGTCTGCCTCTATCGCGTCAATTCGCGTCACGCGACCCTGGATCGCGTCGAGGCCGGCCACAGCTACGCATTGCTGCGCGGCGCCGCCGGCCACATCATCCTCGCTTATGATGGCGCCAAGGGCGAGCGCTACGATGCCATCCGCGCCTATGGCAACGACGTCTCGCTCGGCGAGCGCGATCCGAGCTGCGCTGCGGTGGCGGCGCCGGTGTTCGGCCCGCGCGGCATGCTGGTCGGCGTCATTTCGCTGTCCGGCCCGCGCGAACGTTTTGGCGCAGCGGAGATCGCGCAGATGAAGAGCACGCTCGGACCCATCGCGGAAAAGCTCACCATCAATCTCGGCGGCGAGTGGCCGGCATTCCAATCTTGA
- a CDS encoding NAD(P)-dependent oxidoreductase produces MTTAIGFIGLGVMGEPMCRNLARKSGVPVYGFDRADAPLERLAEVGVKRAGTLAELAKLCDVIFMALPSGKHVQAVSEGDDGLLAHADARHTIVDLGTSPVEASRELAKKFAARGAQFADAPIARTRQAAEEGTLSVMVGASAANFAKLQPLIATFATDITHCGDIGAGQVVKILNNMVLMETVVALSEALETAKRAGLDPKVVFETLAKGSADSFALRNHGMKAMLPGTFPERAFSTEYARKDISYALDLARSVNVQLQGAELADKILGQAIDAGDGDLYWPVIARVLEKSRI; encoded by the coding sequence ATGACGACTGCCATAGGATTCATCGGTCTTGGTGTGATGGGCGAGCCGATGTGCCGCAATCTTGCGAGGAAGTCGGGCGTGCCCGTCTATGGTTTCGACCGAGCAGATGCGCCGCTCGAACGCCTCGCCGAGGTCGGCGTCAAGCGCGCCGGGACGCTGGCCGAACTCGCAAAACTCTGCGACGTGATTTTCATGGCGCTGCCGAGCGGCAAGCATGTTCAGGCCGTGAGCGAGGGCGATGACGGCCTGCTGGCTCACGCCGATGCACGCCACACCATCGTCGATCTCGGCACTTCGCCGGTGGAAGCGAGCCGTGAACTCGCCAAGAAATTCGCCGCCAGGGGCGCACAGTTTGCCGATGCTCCGATCGCGCGCACGCGTCAGGCTGCGGAAGAAGGTACGCTCAGCGTCATGGTCGGCGCTTCTGCCGCCAATTTCGCCAAGCTGCAGCCGCTGATCGCCACTTTCGCCACCGACATCACCCATTGCGGCGATATCGGCGCCGGGCAGGTCGTCAAGATCCTCAACAATATGGTGCTGATGGAGACGGTGGTCGCGCTCAGCGAAGCCTTGGAGACGGCAAAGCGCGCCGGCCTCGATCCGAAGGTCGTGTTCGAGACGCTGGCCAAAGGCTCGGCGGATAGTTTTGCTTTGCGTAATCACGGCATGAAGGCGATGTTGCCCGGCACCTTCCCGGAGCGTGCCTTCTCCACCGAATATGCCCGCAAGGATATCTCCTACGCGCTCGATCTCGCCAGGTCGGTCAACGTCCAGCTGCAGGGCGCGGAACTTGCCGATAAGATCCTCGGCCAGGCGATTGACGCCGGTGACGGCGATCTCTACTGGCCGGTAATTGCCCGCGTCCTCGAGAAATCGCGCATCTGA
- the tcuA gene encoding FAD-dependent tricarballylate dehydrogenase TcuA: MPDVLVIGGGNAALCSALMAREAGASVLMLEAAPREWRGGNSMHVRNLRCMHDAPQDVLVEAYPEEEFWQDLLKVTGGLTDEPLARMVIRHSSRCRPWMRKHGVHFQPPLSGALHVARTNAFFMGGGKALVNAYYRSAEALGVKIRYSTPVKSLELEDGRFVAAITESGERITAKSCVLGCGGFESNLEWQREAWGQNERGEWTAENFLIRGTRFNQGVLLKFMIDAGADTIGDPTQAHCVAIDARAPLYDGGICTRIDCVSLGVVVNREAKRFYDEGEDFWPKRYAIWGRLVAQQPGQTAWSIIDQKAIGRFMPPVFDGTKADTLEELAVKIGVDPATFMDTLNAYNAACQPGTFDHTALDDCRTEGLTPAKTHWARVIDTPPFTAYPLAPGITFTYLGMKTDETAAVRFGNVVSSNLFAAGEMVAGNVLGKGYTAGVGMSIGTAFGRIAGVNAAASTGHHHPTFREEFAYAAGR, from the coding sequence ATGCCTGACGTTCTCGTCATCGGCGGCGGCAATGCGGCCCTTTGCTCGGCGCTGATGGCGCGCGAGGCGGGGGCTTCTGTGCTGATGCTGGAAGCGGCGCCGAGGGAATGGCGCGGCGGCAACAGCATGCATGTGCGCAACCTCCGCTGCATGCACGATGCCCCGCAGGACGTGCTGGTCGAGGCCTATCCGGAAGAAGAATTCTGGCAGGACTTGCTCAAGGTTACCGGCGGCCTCACCGACGAGCCGCTGGCGCGGATGGTGATCCGGCATTCCTCGCGCTGCCGGCCATGGATGCGGAAACATGGCGTGCATTTCCAGCCGCCGCTCTCTGGTGCGCTGCATGTGGCGCGCACCAACGCTTTCTTCATGGGGGGCGGTAAGGCGCTGGTGAACGCGTATTACCGCAGTGCTGAAGCGCTCGGCGTCAAAATTCGGTATAGCACGCCGGTGAAAAGCCTCGAGCTCGAGGACGGCCGGTTCGTCGCTGCCATCACCGAGAGCGGGGAACGTATCACCGCCAAGAGCTGCGTGCTCGGCTGCGGCGGTTTCGAATCCAATCTCGAATGGCAGCGCGAAGCCTGGGGCCAGAACGAGCGCGGTGAATGGACCGCAGAGAACTTCCTGATCCGCGGCACCCGCTTCAATCAGGGCGTCCTGCTCAAATTCATGATCGATGCCGGCGCCGATACGATCGGCGATCCCACGCAGGCGCATTGCGTCGCCATCGACGCCCGCGCGCCGCTCTATGACGGCGGCATCTGCACGCGCATCGATTGCGTCTCGCTCGGCGTTGTCGTCAATCGCGAAGCCAAGCGTTTCTATGATGAAGGCGAAGACTTCTGGCCGAAGCGCTATGCCATCTGGGGCCGTCTCGTCGCTCAGCAGCCGGGCCAGACGGCATGGTCGATTATCGACCAGAAAGCCATCGGCCGCTTCATGCCGCCGGTGTTCGATGGCACCAAAGCCGATACGCTGGAAGAACTCGCCGTGAAGATCGGCGTCGATCCCGCGACCTTCATGGACACGCTGAACGCCTATAACGCGGCGTGCCAGCCCGGCACTTTCGATCACACGGCGCTCGACGATTGCCGCACCGAAGGCCTCACGCCGGCGAAGACCCATTGGGCGCGCGTGATCGACACGCCTCCCTTCACCGCCTATCCGCTCGCGCCCGGCATCACCTTCACCTACCTCGGCATGAAGACCGACGAGACCGCCGCGGTGCGGTTCGGCAATGTGGTCAGCAGCAATCTGTTCGCCGCCGGTGAGATGGTGGCCGGCAATGTGCTCGGCAAGGGCTACACCGCCGGCGTCGGCATGAGCATCGGCACGGCGTTCGGCCGCATCGCCGGCGTCAATGCCGCGGCTTCGACCGGCCATCACCACCCGACATTCAGAGAGGAATTCGCCTATGCAGCCGGTCGCTGA